Proteins co-encoded in one Dasypus novemcinctus isolate mDasNov1 chromosome 6, mDasNov1.1.hap2, whole genome shotgun sequence genomic window:
- the LOC139436100 gene encoding interferon-induced protein with tetratricopeptide repeats 1B-like, whose translation MSKNDKEHLVKDRLEQLKCHFTWGLFIEDTAIPDLENRVLEEIQFLETKYNVGIHNLLAYVKHLTGQNEEALKSLKEAEDLIQQEHADQSDLRSLVTWGNYAWVYFHMGRLTETLTYLDKVENTCKKFANLSCYSMECEEGWALLKCGGKNYERAKACFEKVLEVDPENPESSTGYAITLFRLDGLITAKQGEEGFSLHPLRQAIRLNPGDAYIKVLLALKLQEAGQEAEGEKYIEEALTSMSSQTYVWRYAAKFYRRNGSLDKALQLLNRALLATPTSVFLHHQIGLCCKAQTIQIKKATNNQPRGQDRENVNRMIKSAISHFEFALKQKPTFLWAYLDLADTYAQEGELHKAEGIYQKALCLLHTDKTLEQEIYYRYGRFQELHMKSKDQAKIYYLKGLEAEYNSNARGKLLKALEKLANWRVY comes from the coding sequence TAAGAATGATAAAGAGCATCTGGTCAAGGATAGGCTGGAACAGCTGAAATGTCACTTTACTTGGGGGTTGTTCATTGAAGACACTGCAATCCCTGATTTAGAAAACAGGGTGCTGGAGGAGATTCAGTTCCTGGAAACCAAATACAATGTGGGAATACACAACCTACTGGCCTATGTGAAACACCTGACTGGCCAGAATGAGGAAGCCCTGAAGAGCTTGAAAGAAGCTGAAGACTTAATCCAGCAAGAACATGCTGACCAATCTGACCTGAGAAGTCTGGTTACCTGGGGCAACTATGCCTGGGTGTATTTCCACATGGGCAGACTGACAGAAACCCTGACTTACCTGGACAAGGTGGAGAACACTTGCAAGAAGTTTGCAAATCTCTCCTGCTATAGTATGGAGTGTGAGGAAGGATGGGCCTTGCTGAAGTGTGGAGGAAAGAATTATGAACGGGCCAAGGCCTGCTTTGAAAAAGTCCTGGAGGTGGACCCTGAAAACCCTGAATCCAGCACTGGGTACGCTATTACCCTCTTTCGCCTGGATGGCCTTATCACAGCAAAACAGGGAGAAGAGGGGTTTTCTCTGCATCCCCTGAGGCAGGCCATCAGGCTAAATCCAGGAGATGCATATATTAAGGTTCTCCTTGCTCTGAAGCTCCAGGAAGCAGGACAAGAAGCTGAAGGAGAAAAGTACATTGAAGAAGCACTGACCAGCATGTCCTCGCAGACCTATGTCTGGCGATATGCGGCCAAGTTTTACAGAAGAAATGGCTCTCTGGATAAAGCTCTTCAGCTCTTAAATAGGGCCTTGCTGGCAACACCCACCTCTGTTTTCCTACATCACCAGATAGGGCTTTGCTGCAAAGCCCAAACGATCCAAATAAAGAAAGCTACAAACAACCAGCCTAGGGGACAGGACAGGGAAAATGTCAACAGAATGATAAAATCAGCTATCTCTCATTTTGAATTTGCTCTAAAACAAAAGCCCACATTTCTGTGGGCTTATTTGGATTTGGCTGACACATATGCACAGGAAGGCGAACTCCATAAGGCTGAAGGTATTTACCAGAAAGCACTCTGCCTGCTACATACTGATAAAACCTTAGAGCAAGAAATTTATTATCGTTATGGCCGATTCCAGGAATTGCATATGAAATCTAAAGATCAAGCAAAAATCTATTATTTAAAAGGGCTAGAAGCAGAATATAACTCAAATGCCAGAGGAAAACTTCTCAAAGCTTTAGAGAAATTGGCTAACTGGAGAGTTTATTAG